GGGCGTGACGCGACATGGCTTAGTTCCCTCCTGCCTGGATGGCGGTGATGGCGACGGTGTTCACGATGTCGGCGACCGTCGCGCCGCGCGACAGGTCGTTGACCGGCTTGTTGAGGCCCTGGAGGATCGGTCCGATGGCGAGTGCGCCGCCGCAGCGCTGGGCGATCTTGTAGCCGATGTTGCCGGCGTCGAGATCGGGGAAGACGAAGACGGTGGCCTTGCCGGCCACGGCCGAGTCCGGCATCTTCTTCTTCGCGGTGGAGGGGGAGATGGCCGCGTCGAACTGCAGCGGGCCGTCGACGGCGAGTTCGGGGGCCAGCTCGCGGGCCTTGGCCAGGCCCTCCTTGACGCGGTCGACGTCCTCGCCCGTGCCGGACTCGCCGGTGGAGTAGGACATCATGGCCACGCGCGGCTCGATGCCGAAGTTCGACGCGGTTTCCGCGGAGACGACGGCGATCTCGCCGAGCTGGTCCGGCGTCGGCTTGGGCAGCACGGCGCAGTCGGCGAAGCCCCACAGGCGGTCGTCCATGACCATCAGGAACAGCGAGGACACGGTCGAGGCGCCCGGCTTGGTCTTGATGATCTGGAACGACGGCTTGATGGTGTGCGCCGTGGTGTGGGCCGCGCCGGAGACCATGCCGTCGGCGAGGCCCTTGTGGATCATCATGGTGGCGAAGTAGGAGATGTCGTTCATGGTCTCCCGCGCCTCCTCGAGCGTGATGCCCTTGGACTTGCGCAGTTCCGCGAACTCCTCGGCGAAGGCGTCGAGGTGCTCCGACGTCGCCGGGTCCATGAGCGAGGCCTTGGACAGGTCCAGGCCGAGCACGCGGGCGCGGTCGCGGATGAACTCCGGGTCGCCCAGGATGGTCAGGTCGCAGATGTCGGAGGCCAGCAGCTCGCCGGCGGCGATGAGGATGCGGTCGTCCTCGCCCTCCGGCAGCACGATGTGGCGGCGGTTCTCCTTCGCCTGCTTCAGCAGCCACCACTGGAAGCGCTGCGGCGTCATGATCACCGGGACTTCGGCGCCGAGGGCGGACGCGAGCGCGTCGGCGTCGTCAAGCGAAACGACGGGCACATCCAGCTTCGGCTTCTCCGCCACGGTGCCCGTGAGCACGACGGCCAGCGGTGCGGCGTAGCGGGCGCGCAGCTCCGCGACGGCCATGCGGATGCGGGTGAGCGCGGCGTCGCCGGTGCAGCCCTCGCCGTTGGCGACGAGGATCACGCCGGAGCCGGTGACGGCGGCGACGCGGGCGTCGAAGTCGAGGTTGCCGGTGGCGGTGAGCACCATCGGCTGCTCGCCGGAGGCCCGCTCGGACTCGACGGCGGTGACGATCTGCCCGAGCGCGTGGTCGGGGTTGCCCACGACCTCATCGGCGGTGACGCCGCACTGGGCGCCCACCGTCCGCACCTCGCGGGCCCCGCCCAAGGCGGAGGACACCGCCTCGATGACCTCGCGATCGTCGCCTGCCTGGTCGACGGAGGTGACGAGCACCGCCGTGGCCGCGTTCGAGTTTTCGCTCACGGTTTGCGTCCTTTCCCGTGCGCCGGATTCGGCGCACGCCTATGGACCCGGTTCGATCCACCTGCGCGAATCCCGGGGTTCAGTGAGTCAAGATTCTTTCTCTGCCCGAATTGTGAGTCACCTTACATCGACCGCGCAACGGCCAAAACGACCTGGGTACCCCTATTAGCCGGATCGGTCCACCATGACCGTCACATTTGGGCGTGATACGTGACCAGAGTCACACCGGAAGACGCCCCGGCTTAGGTTCACCTCACACAAGATGGAGGTTCTTGCCCGTCAGCATTAGTATGGTGCGGAAATCTCGATCCGCCCCACGATCCGGCACGCACGGATCCGATCCCCGAGAAGAGCAGGTCCAACTCAGCATGTCCCGTCCCCTCCGCGTCGCCATCATCGGTTCCGGCCCCGCCGGCGTGTACGCCTCGGATGCCCTGATGAAGTCCGGGCGCGAGGTCAGCATCGACCTGTACGAGAAGATGCCCGCCCCGTTCGGGCTGATCCGCTACGGCGTCGCCCCGGATCACCCGCGCATCAAGGGCATCATCAAGAGCCTGCACCGCGTGCTGGACAAGCCCGAGGTCCGGCTCATCGCCAACGTGGAGTTCGGCAAGGACGTGACCCTCGACGAGCTCAAGGAGCTTTACGACGCCGTCGTGTTCGCGACCGGCGCCGTCGGAGACCGCGACCTGGACGTGCCCGGCGCGGACCTCGAGGGCCACCACGGGGCCGGCGAATTCGTCGGCTTCTACGACGGCAACCCGCTGTTCCGCCGCGACTGGGACCTGTCCGCCGAGTCCGTGGCCGTCGTCGGCGTGGGCAACGTCGGCCTGGACGTCGCCCGCATCCTGGCG
This genomic stretch from Corynebacterium hansenii harbors:
- the pta gene encoding phosphate acetyltransferase, translating into MVLTATGNLDFDARVAAVTGSGVILVANGEGCTGDAALTRIRMAVAELRARYAAPLAVVLTGTVAEKPKLDVPVVSLDDADALASALGAEVPVIMTPQRFQWWLLKQAKENRRHIVLPEGEDDRILIAAGELLASDICDLTILGDPEFIRDRARVLGLDLSKASLMDPATSEHLDAFAEEFAELRKSKGITLEEARETMNDISYFATMMIHKGLADGMVSGAAHTTAHTIKPSFQIIKTKPGASTVSSLFLMVMDDRLWGFADCAVLPKPTPDQLGEIAVVSAETASNFGIEPRVAMMSYSTGESGTGEDVDRVKEGLAKARELAPELAVDGPLQFDAAISPSTAKKKMPDSAVAGKATVFVFPDLDAGNIGYKIAQRCGGALAIGPILQGLNKPVNDLSRGATVADIVNTVAITAIQAGGN